ATGAAATTATGACAGGCGTAGCCGCAGCGGCTAAGGGAGGAGATATTTTATCAGGTGACAGCTTCAGTACGGTCGAGTTGGGGAACGGGACGTTTGCGGTAGCGCTTAGTGATGGTATGGGCAACGGGGAAAGGGCTCGGCTTGAGAGCAGCTCGGCTCTGAATATATTAGAACAACTGCTTCAATCCGGGATGGATGAGAAGCTGGCGATCAAATCGGTGAACTCCATCCTTATGCTGCGTTCACCGGATGAAATCTATGCTACGGTCGATATGGCCCTAATTGATCAATATACGGCTCAAACCACCTTTATGAAGATCGGTTCGACGCCAAGCTTTATCAAGCGGGGGAATGATGTCATACCGGTCTCGGCCAGCAATCTCCCGATCGGGATTATTCAGGATATCGAAGTGGATCTGGTGTCGTTACAGCTGCAAGCCGGTGATGTTCTCATCATGATGACGGATGGCATATATGATGCGCCGGGTTATGCGGTGAACAAGGAGCTATGGATGAAACGAATGATTCAGGAGGTGAACAGCGAGGATCCGCAGGAAATAGCCGATTGTTTGCTGGAGAAAGTGATTCGCTATCAACAGAATCAAATACATGATGATATGACGGTGGTGGTCGGGCGTGTGGATCACTTCCATCCGGAATGGTCGAATGTGCATGTTCCGGGCTTCGCCCGAATGGAGCGGCCGCGAACGGTTAGCTGATGCGATAGATAAAATAGATAAACTAAGTGATTACCCGGGAAATGGAGGACCCCGGAGAGGGTAAATCTTTTCCGTCGATTCTTCTATATATCGTTTGAACTCTCTTGAATGTGGAAATGATAGAGACAGAAGTCAAATCGATAGGATGAGACGGAGGCGATCATTTATTATGAAGCAAATTCTACTGATTACGGACGGATGCTCGAACGTGGGAGCCAGTCCGGTTCTGGCTGCAGCCCATGCGCTCCAGGATGGTATTGTCGTGAATGTGGTGGGGGTCCTTGATTACGGAACGATCGGTGAGCTTGGGGGATTGGAAATTCAGGAGATAGCCAAAGCGGGAGGGGGTATACACCGGATCGTAGGTACACCGCAGCTGGCGCAGACGATACAGATGATGACTCGGAAAACGGTGGTTCAGACGATCCAACAAGCGGTAAATAAGGAGATACAGCATATTTTGGGGGGCGGGTCGCTGGAGGAACTTCCGCCGGACAAGCGATCGCAGGTCGTTGAAGTTGTGGATGAGCTGGCTGAGACGTCATCTCTGCAGGTCGCGTTGTTAATCGATGCAAGTGCTAGCATGAAACCCAAGCTGGCTGCCGTTGAGGAAGCGATACGTGATTTAATGCTGAGTTTGAAAGCGCGCGCAGGCTCAAGCGAATTGTCCGTATTCCATTTTCCTGGAAAACACAGCGGCGAGGATATCGTGATGGACGTGAATTGGACCTCGGATCTGGACGGCGCCCGGGGAATGTTCAGCCGCCTGCAGATGAGAGGGGCTACGCCGACGGGACCTGCCTTGTTAAAGGTGATTGAATTTTACCGATATGGTACACTAGAGGGTAATCAATCATGGCAGGGTCATTCCAGCCAAGAGGAAGGGATGCTCGGTGACTACGTTGTCTAACCCGGGTTATCCGCCAGGAACCGTAATTAAGGGCAAGTGGCGGAACAGCCGGTACATCGTGGAGCGTATGCTCGGCAAAGGGGCTAACGGCAAGGTGTATCTGGTCCATCGGGCAGGAGTACGCGAGCGTTATGCTCTAAAAGTTGGGTATGACGCTCTGGATCTTCAATCCGAAATTAATGTCCTGAATGCGTTGAAAGAACAGATGCCGAACCCTTATCTCGTGGAGGCGGACGATCATCATGACGGCAGTGGGGAAGTGTCCTTCTATGTCATGCGTTACATTGAAGGGAGTCCGCTGCATCATTTTATTCGCAAGCGTGGTGCCGATTGGATCGGATTGATCGGACTGAAGCTGCTCGAGAAGCTGTCCGTTCTGCATGCATCCGGTTATGCATTTGGTGATTTGAAGCCGGATAATGTGATGGTCTCGGCATACGGAAGAGTGGAACTGATCGATTATGGAGGCGTAAGCCCTTTCGGACGCAGCGTCAAGCAGTTTACGGAATGGTATGATCGGGGATACTGGAATGCCGGAAGCCGGACTGGCGACGTATCCTATGATTTGTTCTCGTTTGCCGTGATGTGTATCGGCCTACTGGATGAGAAATCATTACGGGAGGCGTCTTGTCAGCTTCCCCAGACCCGTAGTGTTGCCGATCTGCAGCTGGTGCTGCGAAGAAACCTCCTGTTCAAGCCATACGCTGTGTGGCTGAACAAGGCTTTGTCGGGAGATTTCGCGGATTCACGGGAAGCGTTGAACGAGTGGAGAAAACGAATATATGAAGGCTCGGGCCGGAGCGTGCGTCCTAAACCGGGGCGAACTCCGCGTTGGCTGAAGAACGCGTTTGGTTTGTCGTTAGTCATCATGGCCCTTACTGTTTATTTTTTCTTCCGCTCATGAAGTTGTTACCTTGTTACTGGGAGTTCATAAAGGTGCGAGTTCAAAAAGGTCGGTTTTCAGCACCGAAGCTTATGCTCCCGATGTGCGTTTTTTCAAAACGCTTCAGTTGGATGAAGCTAGGGACGTCAGGAGTGGAGCTACACGTTTTCGCAGAAAACGCCTTCGAAAGCATCTGCTGTTTTTGGTACGTGAGCACCTGAAATGTTTCCGCAGGAAACATACTTCGAAAGCATCTGCTTAGGCCCGGCTGAATTCAAGATTCGATGCCGAGTGGCTTCCTGATTCACTTCGTGTTAGATATAGAATTTATGAGTTATCAGTGGAACTGATGAAATTCTATATCGCAAGAAAACCTACCTATGCATCGCGCTCGCTCATCCTTGAAGTGGCCTCGATAGGGGTTTTCTTATCAAAAGCGGGCTTTTTGAACAACCTCTAAAGGGGACCTGGAAAGTGAAACAGGATTATTTACGGACATTCGTCAACCATGTCGAGCGTACAGCCGCAGAGTTTGATCTGTGGTCAGAAGGCGATAGCATCGTGGTCGCCGTTTCCGGCGGGCCTGATTCCGTTGCGCTCCTGCACGTACTGCATGAAATTTCTATGCACCGGACGCCGCTCCGATTGATCTGCGCCCATGTTCATCATGGGTTTCGGAAGGAATCAGACCAAGAGGCAGAGATGGTGCGTGAACTGGCGGAGCGGCTCGGACTTCCATTAGAAACGGCGTTTATCGATATTCCTGCTTATATGGAAGAGAGCGGTAAGGGTGGGCAGGAGGCTGCAAGAGAGAAGCGTTATGAATTTCTGCTGCAAACAGCCCACAAATACAATGCGCGCGCCGTAGCGCTGGCTCATCATGCTGACGATCAAGCCGAGACGGTGCTCATGCGGCTTCTGCGCGGGAGCGGCCTGTCCGGACTTGCCGGAATAAAATTTAAGCGAACGGAAAAAAAAGTGGAACTTATCCGTCCGTTCCTACGTATGTACAAGGCGGATATCGTGGAGCTGTGCCGTATATGCGGATTCCAGTATGCGGTGGATAACAGCAATCTGCAGACGAAGTACCGCCGTAATGCGATTCGCCTGGAAGTATTGCCTTTTCTGGAACGATACAATGGGCAGTTCTCCTCCTCACTCAATCAGCTGGCCGAGATTGTCCAGCAGGAGGATGATTTTGTGGAGCTTGAAGCTGCGAAGCAATTTCGGAGTATGGTACAGGAGAACGATGGGAGGCTCGCTTTCGACGCGCCTTCCTTTTTGGGCTTACATGTCGCTTTACAACGGCGTTTGATTAAACTAATATTAAATTACCTGCCCTCAGACCAGGAAAACACCGATTTTGTCAAGATAGAAACGGTGCGCCATGGCATTCTTAACGATCAGCGAAGCAACTGGCGTCTGGATCTGGGTGACGGCATTACCTGTGTTCGTGAGTACGGAGTGATCCAGTTTTGGCCTAAGCCTCCGGAAGAACAGGGACAGTACATATACATTCTTGATTCTCCTGATGTTTCGCAGCAGTATGTTAAGGAAATCGGAAAGATGCTGAAATTGTCGTTAAAGACAGGAAGCGAAAGCCGGAGCGGCTCCAGACCATCGGCCTTTGTGGCGGATTTTGATGCGGATGAGCTTAGGTTTCCTTTAACCTTGCGTAACAGACAGCCGGGGGACAAGATGAAGATCATGGGATTAAACGGAAGCAAAAAGGTGAAAGATATTCTCATTGATGAGAAAATCCCACCGTCTGTCCGTGCCCGGATTCCTATTCTTTGTGACGGTTCCGGCAGCATTGTGTGGATTCCAGGTGTACGACGTTCCGTTCACGCCGCTTGCGGGCGGCACACATCACGAGTTCTCCGGATGGAGCTATCGGATGCTTAAGGCAAGTGTAAAACGAAGAATGGCCCGTTTCACGCTTTCATAGTATAAACGTAGGAGGTCCACTTAAGTTGCAGAATGACATTCAGGAAATACTCATCAGTGAAGAAGAGATTCACGCAAAGATTAAGGAACTTGGTTCCAAACTCAGCGCCGAATATGTGGGACGCAATCCACTCGTTATTTGCGTTCTTAAAGGTGCGTTTATTTTTATGGCCGACTTGGTTAAATCCATAACAGTACCTCTTGAGTTGGATTTCATGGCTGTATCCAGCTATGGGGCATCAACCAAATCCTCCGGCGTGGTGAAGATCATTAAAGATCTGGACGCATCCGTTGAAGGCAGGGATGTGCTGATTGTGGAGGATATTATCGACAGCGGTCTTACGCTGAGCCATTTGATTGAGCTTCTGAAGAGCCGCAAGGCAAACTCGGTGTGCGTTGTCACCTTGTTTGACAAGCCGGCACGCCGTACGGTGGATTTGCAGGCCGATTATACCGGATTCGTGCTGCCGGATGCATTTGTTGTCGGATACGGACTTGATTATGCCGAGCATTACCGGAACCTCCCCTACATCGGGATTTTGAAGCCGGAAATCTACAGCAGTTAAACCGCGCCAATGGGCCGCTATCACAGTTCAGGGCCCTTTGTTGAGATGGCCAGACAGGCTGTGGTAAAATATCTTATGTGTCTTGAGAGGAGGTAGGGGATGAGTCGGTTCATCCGGAATTCTGGTTTTTATTTGATTCTATTTTTAGTCGTGGTGGGCATAGTACAATTCGTTACTAATGGCGGCGAGCAAGCCGATGCCCCTAGTTATAATGAACTGCGGCAGGAAGTCAAAGCTAACAACATAGAGGAAATGACGGTACAATTTGACGGTTACGCTTATCTGGTGACCGGTAAGTATAGGGAGGTTTCCGAAGAGAAAAAATCGGAGAATTTCTCAGCCTATATTCCTGCCACGGATGCAGCGATGCAAGAGCTGACTGCAGCCAGTGAGAGCAACAAAGTCAAACTGTCCGTGTTGCCAATGGAAGGCCAAAGCATTTGGCTGACATTGCTTTCATCCTTTATTCCGCTCATCATTATGTTTGTACTGTTCTTCTTCCTGTTTAATCAGGCTCAAGGCGGCGGCGGCAAAGTGATGAACTTTGGCAAGAGCAAAGCCCGCTTATATAATGAAGAGAAGAAACGGATTACATTTGAAGATGTAGCCGGAGCAGATGAAGAGAAGCAGGAGCTTGTTGAAGTTGTTGACTTCTTGAAGGATCCGCGCAAGTTCAACACGGTTGGCGCTCGCATTCCGAAGGGCGTTTTGCTTGTCGGTCCTCCGGGAACCGGTAAGACGCTCCTGGCTCGTGCCGTTGCCGGTGAAGCGGGAGTGCCGTTCTTCAGTATTTCCGGTTCCGACTTCGTTGAAATGTTTGTCGGTGTCGGTGCTTCTCGTGTACGTGACTTGTTCGAGAACGCGAAGAAGAATGCACCATGTATCATCTTTATCGATGAGATTGATGCAGTAGGTCGTCAGCGTGGCGCTGGTCTTGGCGGCGGTCATGACGAGCGTGAACAGACACTCAACCAGTTGCTGGTTGAAATGGACGGTTTCGGAGCGAACGAAGGCATTATCATCGTTGCTGCGACCAACCGCCCGGATATTTTGGACCCGGCGCTTCTTCGTCCGGGACGTTTTGACCGTCAGATTACCGTAGATCGCCCGGATGTGAAGGGCCGTGAAGCCGTACTGAAGGTTCATGCACGCAACAAACCATTGACGAAGGATGTTAAACTTGACATCATCGCCAAACGTACAACCGGTTTTACAGGCGCCGATCTGGAGAATCTCCTGAACGAGGCTGCCTTGCTTGCAGCTCGCCGCAACCGTAAAGATATTTCCATGCGAGAAGTGGATGAGGCGATTGACCGCGTTATCGTCGGTACGGAGAAACGCAGCCGCGTGATCAGTGACCGCGAGAAACGCATCGTGGCATACCATGAAGCGGGTCATACCATTGTGGGTTACTTCCTCGAGCATGCGGATACGGTGCATAAGGTAACGATTATCCCTCGTGGCCGTGCCGGCGGATATGTCATTATGATGCCGAAGGAAGATCGGATGCTCGTGACGAAGCAGGAATTGCTGGATCGCGTAACCGGTTTGCTTGGCGGACGTGTCGCTGAGGAGCTGTTCATCGGTGAAATCGGGACCGGGGCATACAGTGACTTCCAGCAAGCAACAGGCATTATCCGCAGCATGGTTGTGGAATACGGTATGAGTGAGAAGCTCGGACCGATGCAGTTCGGTACATCCCAAGGACAAGTGTTCCTTGGACGTGATATCGGACATGAGCAGAACTATAGTGATGCAATCGCTTATGAGATCGATCAGGAAATGCAGCGATTCATTAATGATTGCTATGAGAAATGTAAAGAGATCCTGAATAAGCATGCTAAAGAGGTTCATCTGATTGCGAATACGCTCCTCGAGATGGAAACGCTGGAGCTTGAGCAAATCAAGAATCTCATTGAGACCGGATCAGCTGAAGGCAACGGCAGTGGCGACGGTGAAGGAGAAGGTTCTTCCGAGAATGGTGAACCGATCATCGACAACATTGGCGACGTGAAAGTTCGCATCCAAGGGAAAGAAGACGGCGAGCAGCCGACTTCCACGGAGGAAATTCCGAACAACCCGATGGATTCGAATGATCCAGGGCCAGAGCGCAAAGATTCGGAGCGCAAGGATCCTCCAGGCGGATCGGACAACGGTAACAGCAGCTTAACGTAATATTTGCTGATAAAACCTCGAATACCGAATAAAATTGAAGAACCGGAGAACGATAATTCGTTTTCCGGTTCTTTTTGTGCTTTCTATCACATTGACAGGGGGCAGAACGAACGTGTACATTAGTTGTTAAATAAGGATGCGAATCCTTTCACAAAGGTGAAAACCATCCTGAAAGTCACATGGTCATCAGCGGCGAACTGCCGGACTATATAAGGGGAGAGGGTCGATCATGGAAGCGTTGGCACTGGAGCGTAAGTCGGAACAGAACCGTGAGCTGCGCGAGCGGTTAATGCAATTGAAGAAGGAACGTAACGCAATCATTTTGGCACATTATTATCAACGGGATGAAATACAAGAGGTCGCTGATTTCCGGGGGGATTCCTTCCTGCTCGCGCAGAAGGCAGCACAAACGGATGCCGAGGTTATCGTATTTTGCGGTGTGCATTTTATGGGCGAAAGCGCTAAAATTCTGGCACCGGGCAAGACGGTTCTTATACCGGATGAGCGGGCCGGCTGCCCTATGGCGGACATGGTGAACGTTGACGGACTGCGGAAGCTGAAAGCGCAGCATCCGAATGCCAAAGTGGTCACGTACATCAATTCATCGGCTGAGATCAAAGCTGAGACGGATATCTGCTGTACTTCATCCAATGCCGTGAAAGTGATTCAGTCGGTGGATTCGGATGAAATTATATGGGTGCCTGACAAAAATCTGGGGCATTATGTTCAGCAGCATACCGACAAGAAGCTCATTATCTGGGAAGGGTACTGCAACACGCATGACATGCTGACGGTGAAGGATGTCGTCGAGATGAAGGCCAAATATCCTCATGCTGAATTTGTGGTGCATCCGGAATGCCGTCCGGAGGTTGTTGCGATGGGGGATTTTGTAGGAAGTACCACCGCCATCCTGGAGTATTGCAAAAATTCATCGGCCAAGGAGTTTATCGTGGGTACTGAGGACGGAACCGGTTATCAGCTTCGACTGGATAGCCCGGATAAATCGTTCCATTTCGCTACGAAATTCCTGGTGTGTCCGAATATGAAAGTGAATAACCTCAAAAAGCTGGTTAAAGCGTTGGAAACGATGAAGCCGCAAATTTATGTGCCGCCGGTCGTTGCAGAAAAAGCCAGAACTTCATTAGCGCGCATGTTACAGGTTAAGTAGCATGCGCTACTCTTTCGTGAAAAGACAGGTGAGGCATCGTGATACCGCAGTATTTAATTGATTTTGATCTGAACGATCTTCCTGCAGTTGAGACGGACGTCATCGTGATCGGTTCAGGCATTGCGGGTTTATATACGGCGATCATGGCAAGTGCGACTCAGAATGTGCTGCTGATTACGAAGAAATCGCTGCTCGAAAGCAACACGCGTTATGCGCAGGGAGGAATTGCAGCCGTAACAGCTGAGGATGACTCCCCGGCCTATCATCGGCAGGATACCCTCTTGGCAGGGGCGGGCCTATGTTCATCTGCCGCGGTGGATGTCCTTGTAAACGAGGGGCCGGTTGGCGTTCAAGAGTTGATTCGGCTCGGCACGATGTTTGATGTGGAGAATGGCGAGCTCGCGCTGACCCAAGAAGGCGCACACAGTCACCGCCGGATCCTTCATGCCAACGGGGATGCTACCGGATATGAAATTGTGCGTGCCCTTTCCATTCAGGTTGAAATGCTTCACAATATAGAGGTGTGGGACGATCATTTTGTCATTGACCTGATTACCGAGCAGGGAGAATGTCATGGCGCTTTGGTACAAATGCCTGATGGAAAACGGGTATTCGTTCGTGGACGGGCGACGGTTATGTGTTCCGGCGGCGCCGGTCAATTGTACCGGTATACGACCAATCCGGAGGTTGCCACAGCCGATGGCGTTGCCATGGCTTATCGGGCAGGCGCAGAAATTCGGGATATGGAGTTTATACAATTCCACCCGACGGCGCTTAGCTATCCGGGTGCGCCCCGATTCCTAATATCAGAGGCGGTTCGGGGTGAAGGCGCCGTTCTTCGGAATATACAAGGGGAACGCTTCATGCCCAAATACCATGATTTACTGGAGCTGGCACCGCGGGATATTGTAGCACGGGCTATTGTCAGTGAGATGGAAGCAACGGGGTCTACCTTTGTTTATCTGGATATTACCCATGAGTCGCCGGAAATGGTCAGACATCGATTCCCAACGATTTATGAAACCTGCATGCAGTATGGACTCGATTTATCGTCAGATTGGATTCCTGTCTCCCCGGCTGCGCATTATATGATGGGGGGCATCAAAACCAATCTGCACGGCGAGAGCAGCGTGAAACGTTTATTTGCTTGCGGGGAGGTATCGTCTACTGGTGTCCACGGGGCGAACCGTTTGGCCAGCAATTCGCTGTCGGAGGCGATTGTGTACGGTAGTCGTATTGTCGAGCGCATTAAGAGCCTGCCGGAACCTTCAGGCGATCCGCTTCATGTATCATTCCACCTCGGTCGCAAGGACGCTCCGTCCCAAGCGATGGTGGAAAAACGCTTGAAGCTACAGAAGGTGATGGTACGTTATGCAGGACTTCGGCGAAATCGGGATACTCTATTAAGAGCAGCGGAAGAGCTTGGCCGTCAGCTGCCATTGTTCCAATCCGTGCTCACCAAGCGTGAGGAATACGAGTTTGCTAACATGCTCACAGCATCCCTGCTCGTGGTTCAGGGTGCGCTGGGTCGTGAAGAAAGCCGGGGAGCCCACTATCGTGAGGATTTCCCGGAACGGAATGACAGCGTATGGCAGAAACATATAGTCCACACACGGGATCAAGAAATGACGGAGGAATTAAGCGATGATGTTTAACGGATACAACGATGGCCTTCTCCAGAGTATACGGACTTGGCTGCAGGAGGATATCGGGTCGGGGGACATTACGACCCTCACCACCATTGAGCCGGGTCATGAATCCAAGGGTGTTATTCATGCCAAGGAGGCAGGAATCGTAGCAGGTATGCCGGTTGCAGAGCTGGTATTCGAAACGGTTGATCCGTCGCTGACGTTTACGGCATTGGTCCGTGATGGAGACGAGGTTGAAAAAGGAACGGTTCTCGCCGAAGTGGAAGGAAGCACGCACCGTATTTTGACAGGCGAGCGTCTTGCTTTGAATTTGCTTCAGCGTCTGTCGGGTATTGCAACAAGAACGCGTTCTTTTGTTGATGTGCTTGAGGGATTGCCAACAAGGCTGGTGGATACCCGCAAAACGACGCCAGGCCACCGAATGCTTGAGAAATATGCTGTTCGGGTTGGCGGCGGCGCGAACCATCGTTTCGGCCTGTATGATGCCGTCATGATTAAGGATAATCACATTAAGGGTGCAGGCGGAATCGCGCAAGCGGTCAGCCGTGCAAGAGCCCATATTCCACATACCATGACTATAGAAGTTGAAACCGAGAGCTTGGCGCAGGTTGAGGAAGCACTGGCTGCAGGCGCAGATATTATTATGCTGGATAACATGAGTCATGACATGATGGCGGAGTCTGTTCGAAGAATCAAGGCCAAGGCCCCTCATGTTCGCGTCGAAGCATCGGGGAACGTGACGCTGGAGACCGTGCGCGGGATTGCCGAAACCGGGGTCGACGTCATATCCGTTGGACGGCTGACTTATTCTTTCCATAGTCTCGATATCAGCTTGGATCTAAATGCGAAGAAAGGAGGGACAGAGAGTTGATTCTGGTTGTGGATGTAGGGAATACCAATATTGTACTGGGTATGTATCAGGGAAAGAAGCTGCTGCATGATTTTCGAATCAGTACATCGCGTCAGTCCACCGTGGAT
This Paenibacillus sp. JZ16 DNA region includes the following protein-coding sequences:
- a CDS encoding vWA domain-containing protein, translating into MKQILLITDGCSNVGASPVLAAAHALQDGIVVNVVGVLDYGTIGELGGLEIQEIAKAGGGIHRIVGTPQLAQTIQMMTRKTVVQTIQQAVNKEIQHILGGGSLEELPPDKRSQVVEVVDELAETSSLQVALLIDASASMKPKLAAVEEAIRDLMLSLKARAGSSELSVFHFPGKHSGEDIVMDVNWTSDLDGARGMFSRLQMRGATPTGPALLKVIEFYRYGTLEGNQSWQGHSSQEEGMLGDYVV
- a CDS encoding serine/threonine protein kinase, with the translated sequence MTTLSNPGYPPGTVIKGKWRNSRYIVERMLGKGANGKVYLVHRAGVRERYALKVGYDALDLQSEINVLNALKEQMPNPYLVEADDHHDGSGEVSFYVMRYIEGSPLHHFIRKRGADWIGLIGLKLLEKLSVLHASGYAFGDLKPDNVMVSAYGRVELIDYGGVSPFGRSVKQFTEWYDRGYWNAGSRTGDVSYDLFSFAVMCIGLLDEKSLREASCQLPQTRSVADLQLVLRRNLLFKPYAVWLNKALSGDFADSREALNEWRKRIYEGSGRSVRPKPGRTPRWLKNAFGLSLVIMALTVYFFFRS
- the tilS gene encoding tRNA lysidine(34) synthetase TilS; translation: MKQDYLRTFVNHVERTAAEFDLWSEGDSIVVAVSGGPDSVALLHVLHEISMHRTPLRLICAHVHHGFRKESDQEAEMVRELAERLGLPLETAFIDIPAYMEESGKGGQEAAREKRYEFLLQTAHKYNARAVALAHHADDQAETVLMRLLRGSGLSGLAGIKFKRTEKKVELIRPFLRMYKADIVELCRICGFQYAVDNSNLQTKYRRNAIRLEVLPFLERYNGQFSSSLNQLAEIVQQEDDFVELEAAKQFRSMVQENDGRLAFDAPSFLGLHVALQRRLIKLILNYLPSDQENTDFVKIETVRHGILNDQRSNWRLDLGDGITCVREYGVIQFWPKPPEEQGQYIYILDSPDVSQQYVKEIGKMLKLSLKTGSESRSGSRPSAFVADFDADELRFPLTLRNRQPGDKMKIMGLNGSKKVKDILIDEKIPPSVRARIPILCDGSGSIVWIPGVRRSVHAACGRHTSRVLRMELSDA
- the hpt gene encoding hypoxanthine phosphoribosyltransferase, which gives rise to MQNDIQEILISEEEIHAKIKELGSKLSAEYVGRNPLVICVLKGAFIFMADLVKSITVPLELDFMAVSSYGASTKSSGVVKIIKDLDASVEGRDVLIVEDIIDSGLTLSHLIELLKSRKANSVCVVTLFDKPARRTVDLQADYTGFVLPDAFVVGYGLDYAEHYRNLPYIGILKPEIYSS
- the ftsH gene encoding ATP-dependent zinc metalloprotease FtsH, which codes for MSRFIRNSGFYLILFLVVVGIVQFVTNGGEQADAPSYNELRQEVKANNIEEMTVQFDGYAYLVTGKYREVSEEKKSENFSAYIPATDAAMQELTAASESNKVKLSVLPMEGQSIWLTLLSSFIPLIIMFVLFFFLFNQAQGGGGKVMNFGKSKARLYNEEKKRITFEDVAGADEEKQELVEVVDFLKDPRKFNTVGARIPKGVLLVGPPGTGKTLLARAVAGEAGVPFFSISGSDFVEMFVGVGASRVRDLFENAKKNAPCIIFIDEIDAVGRQRGAGLGGGHDEREQTLNQLLVEMDGFGANEGIIIVAATNRPDILDPALLRPGRFDRQITVDRPDVKGREAVLKVHARNKPLTKDVKLDIIAKRTTGFTGADLENLLNEAALLAARRNRKDISMREVDEAIDRVIVGTEKRSRVISDREKRIVAYHEAGHTIVGYFLEHADTVHKVTIIPRGRAGGYVIMMPKEDRMLVTKQELLDRVTGLLGGRVAEELFIGEIGTGAYSDFQQATGIIRSMVVEYGMSEKLGPMQFGTSQGQVFLGRDIGHEQNYSDAIAYEIDQEMQRFINDCYEKCKEILNKHAKEVHLIANTLLEMETLELEQIKNLIETGSAEGNGSGDGEGEGSSENGEPIIDNIGDVKVRIQGKEDGEQPTSTEEIPNNPMDSNDPGPERKDSERKDPPGGSDNGNSSLT
- the nadA gene encoding quinolinate synthase NadA; this encodes MEALALERKSEQNRELRERLMQLKKERNAIILAHYYQRDEIQEVADFRGDSFLLAQKAAQTDAEVIVFCGVHFMGESAKILAPGKTVLIPDERAGCPMADMVNVDGLRKLKAQHPNAKVVTYINSSAEIKAETDICCTSSNAVKVIQSVDSDEIIWVPDKNLGHYVQQHTDKKLIIWEGYCNTHDMLTVKDVVEMKAKYPHAEFVVHPECRPEVVAMGDFVGSTTAILEYCKNSSAKEFIVGTEDGTGYQLRLDSPDKSFHFATKFLVCPNMKVNNLKKLVKALETMKPQIYVPPVVAEKARTSLARMLQVK
- the nadB gene encoding L-aspartate oxidase, whose amino-acid sequence is MIPQYLIDFDLNDLPAVETDVIVIGSGIAGLYTAIMASATQNVLLITKKSLLESNTRYAQGGIAAVTAEDDSPAYHRQDTLLAGAGLCSSAAVDVLVNEGPVGVQELIRLGTMFDVENGELALTQEGAHSHRRILHANGDATGYEIVRALSIQVEMLHNIEVWDDHFVIDLITEQGECHGALVQMPDGKRVFVRGRATVMCSGGAGQLYRYTTNPEVATADGVAMAYRAGAEIRDMEFIQFHPTALSYPGAPRFLISEAVRGEGAVLRNIQGERFMPKYHDLLELAPRDIVARAIVSEMEATGSTFVYLDITHESPEMVRHRFPTIYETCMQYGLDLSSDWIPVSPAAHYMMGGIKTNLHGESSVKRLFACGEVSSTGVHGANRLASNSLSEAIVYGSRIVERIKSLPEPSGDPLHVSFHLGRKDAPSQAMVEKRLKLQKVMVRYAGLRRNRDTLLRAAEELGRQLPLFQSVLTKREEYEFANMLTASLLVVQGALGREESRGAHYREDFPERNDSVWQKHIVHTRDQEMTEELSDDV
- the nadC gene encoding carboxylating nicotinate-nucleotide diphosphorylase translates to MMFNGYNDGLLQSIRTWLQEDIGSGDITTLTTIEPGHESKGVIHAKEAGIVAGMPVAELVFETVDPSLTFTALVRDGDEVEKGTVLAEVEGSTHRILTGERLALNLLQRLSGIATRTRSFVDVLEGLPTRLVDTRKTTPGHRMLEKYAVRVGGGANHRFGLYDAVMIKDNHIKGAGGIAQAVSRARAHIPHTMTIEVETESLAQVEEALAAGADIIMLDNMSHDMMAESVRRIKAKAPHVRVEASGNVTLETVRGIAETGVDVISVGRLTYSFHSLDISLDLNAKKGGTES